A region of Allocoleopsis franciscana PCC 7113 DNA encodes the following proteins:
- the prmA gene encoding 50S ribosomal protein L11 methyltransferase, translating to MANSWWEIQILCDPALEDSIFWRLEKFGCRGMASALKGHSLLVTAHLPQVQAQLLDVAALALWLRQDALTMELPMPVAHWKLIDEEDWSSSWKQHWEPQEIGDRILIYPAWLPIPKPSERLLLRLDPGAAFGTGTHPTTQLCLEALEMRLGDGSGELVIGDIGCGSGILSIGAVLLGAKKVYGVDLDPLAVGAARSNRELNQISAQRMIVAKGSVDQLSKLTGGKPVDGILCNILAEVIIDLIPAMTAITSLSSWGILSGILLEQAKPIADTLEQYNWVVAALWKRQDWCCFNIRRS from the coding sequence ATGGCAAATAGCTGGTGGGAAATTCAAATTCTCTGCGACCCCGCTCTAGAAGATTCAATCTTCTGGCGATTGGAAAAGTTTGGCTGTCGTGGAATGGCGTCTGCACTCAAGGGGCACTCTCTGTTGGTGACGGCTCACTTACCTCAAGTACAAGCACAATTGTTGGATGTGGCGGCGCTGGCGCTTTGGCTGCGGCAAGATGCCCTAACGATGGAACTGCCGATGCCGGTGGCGCACTGGAAGCTGATTGATGAGGAAGACTGGTCGAGCAGTTGGAAGCAGCACTGGGAACCTCAAGAAATTGGCGATCGCATTTTGATTTACCCCGCTTGGTTACCTATCCCCAAACCCTCAGAACGCCTTCTGTTACGTCTTGATCCAGGAGCGGCTTTTGGCACGGGTACCCACCCCACCACTCAGTTGTGCCTCGAAGCATTGGAAATGCGGTTAGGGGATGGCAGTGGTGAGTTGGTGATTGGTGATATTGGTTGTGGTTCAGGTATCCTCTCTATTGGAGCCGTCTTGTTAGGGGCGAAAAAAGTCTATGGAGTGGATCTGGACCCCTTAGCGGTGGGTGCGGCGCGAAGCAACCGTGAGCTGAATCAGATTAGCGCTCAGCGCATGATTGTAGCCAAGGGGAGTGTAGACCAACTTTCCAAGCTCACCGGTGGTAAACCTGTTGATGGGATTCTCTGTAATATTTTGGCAGAGGTGATTATCGACTTAATTCCAGCCATGACGGCAATCACCTCGCTCAGTAGTTGGGGAATCTTGAGCGGTATTTTGTTAGAGCAGGCCAAACCCATTGCGGATACGTTGGAACAATACAATTGGGTGGTTGCGGCGCTTTGGAAACGTCAAGATTGGTGTTGTTTTAACATCCGACGCTCTTGA
- the serA gene encoding phosphoglycerate dehydrogenase: MSKVLVSDPIDQAGIDILSQVAQVDVKTNLSPEELIGIIPDYDALMIRSGTRVTQEIIEAGKQLKIIGRAGVGVDNVDVPAATRQGIVVVNSPEGNTIAAAEHALAMMLSLSRHIPDANQSVKNHQWDRKSFIGAEVYKKTLGVVGLGKIGSHVATVARAMGMKLLAYDPFISIERAEQLGCRIVELDVLLREADYITLHMPKTAETTHLINAEALAKMKPTARVINCARGGIVDEQALYEALKAGQIAGAALDVFESEPIGESPLLSLGKEMILTPHLGASTAEAQVNVAIDVAEQIRDVLLGLPARSAVNIPGLSPNVLEELRPYMQLAETLGNLVGQLAGGRIEMLNVRLQGELATNNSQPLVVAALKGLLSQALRERVNYVNATIEAKERGIRVIETRDASIRDYSGGSLQLSAIGTLGEHSVTGALLGDGEIHITSIDGFPINVPPNRYMVFTLHRDMPGIIGKIGSLLGSFNVNIASMQVGRKIVRGDAVMVLSIDDPLPEGVLDEITKVPGIRDAYTVAL; the protein is encoded by the coding sequence ATGTCTAAGGTTCTTGTCTCTGACCCAATTGACCAAGCTGGTATTGATATCCTCTCTCAAGTTGCTCAGGTTGATGTCAAAACCAATCTCTCGCCTGAGGAACTGATTGGGATTATTCCAGACTATGATGCCCTAATGATTCGCTCTGGCACCCGTGTGACTCAGGAGATCATTGAGGCGGGCAAACAACTCAAGATTATTGGACGTGCTGGCGTTGGGGTGGATAATGTCGATGTCCCAGCCGCCACTCGTCAAGGTATCGTTGTCGTTAACTCTCCAGAAGGAAACACGATCGCGGCGGCTGAACATGCCCTGGCGATGATGCTGTCTCTTTCGCGCCACATCCCGGATGCCAATCAGTCGGTTAAAAACCATCAGTGGGATCGTAAGAGCTTCATTGGAGCCGAAGTTTATAAGAAAACCTTGGGCGTAGTTGGCTTAGGGAAAATTGGCTCTCATGTGGCGACGGTAGCTAGAGCCATGGGCATGAAGTTACTCGCTTATGATCCCTTCATTTCTATCGAACGAGCCGAGCAACTCGGTTGTCGGATTGTAGAGTTGGATGTCTTGCTGCGGGAAGCCGATTACATTACCCTGCACATGCCGAAGACAGCGGAAACGACCCATTTAATCAATGCTGAAGCGCTGGCAAAGATGAAGCCTACAGCTAGGGTGATCAACTGTGCTAGAGGTGGCATTGTTGACGAACAGGCTCTTTATGAAGCCTTGAAAGCGGGTCAAATTGCAGGAGCCGCCTTGGATGTGTTTGAGTCGGAACCCATCGGAGAATCGCCTCTCTTGTCGCTGGGAAAAGAGATGATTCTCACCCCCCATTTGGGAGCCTCCACCGCCGAAGCGCAAGTGAATGTCGCCATTGATGTGGCGGAACAAATTCGTGATGTTCTGTTGGGCTTACCCGCACGCTCAGCGGTGAACATTCCAGGGTTGTCCCCCAACGTTTTGGAAGAACTCAGACCCTACATGCAGTTGGCGGAAACCCTCGGTAACTTGGTCGGTCAACTGGCAGGGGGACGAATTGAGATGCTAAACGTGCGATTGCAAGGCGAATTAGCGACCAATAATAGTCAACCTTTAGTTGTCGCGGCTCTCAAAGGTTTGCTGTCCCAAGCTCTGCGGGAGCGGGTAAACTATGTGAATGCCACCATTGAGGCCAAGGAACGGGGAATTCGCGTGATTGAAACGCGGGATGCCTCGATTCGGGACTATTCAGGGGGTTCGCTCCAGCTATCGGCTATTGGCACGTTGGGCGAACATTCTGTCACTGGGGCGTTGTTGGGTGATGGGGAAATTCACATTACCAGTATTGATGGATTCCCGATCAATGTTCCTCCCAATCGCTACATGGTGTTCACGTTGCACCGAGATATGCCCGGAATTATTGGGAAAATCGGTTCTCTGCTGGGTAGTTTTAACGTCAACATTGCCAGTATGCAGGTAGGTCGCAAAATTGTGCGCGGGGATGCGGTCATGGTTTTGAGCATTGATGACCCCCTACCGGAAGGAGTGCTGGATGAGATTACCAAGGTGCCTGGTATTCGCGATGCTTACACGGTAGCTCTTTGA
- a CDS encoding photosystem II S4 domain protein — MLPREELLKGVENRESIARVIDLAEQAIKTWEVVFTDFLSPPEVAQIQQQFQRLTEVQLLAWGGYPQAERQRIAIARSELPLDRAQVAVAALDIAGNFLFDPATHRDFLGAILGTGLVRDKIGDIIVLGERGGQVIVVPEIMGFLETQLTQVRSVPVKTRPIDLSELKIREPKKKEMTTVEASMRLDAIASAGFGMSRNKMADLITGGDVRVNWKDISQASHIVKSGDLIAIRGKGRLEIGEVAVTKKDRYRVQLTRFM; from the coding sequence ATGTTGCCTAGAGAAGAGCTACTCAAAGGAGTCGAAAATCGAGAAAGTATTGCCCGTGTGATTGACCTCGCTGAACAGGCGATTAAGACCTGGGAAGTGGTCTTTACCGATTTTCTCTCGCCGCCGGAAGTGGCACAAATTCAGCAGCAGTTTCAACGGTTGACGGAAGTGCAATTGCTGGCTTGGGGCGGTTATCCTCAGGCTGAACGACAACGGATTGCGATCGCACGATCCGAACTCCCCCTCGATCGCGCCCAAGTTGCAGTAGCCGCATTAGATATTGCCGGTAACTTTTTGTTTGACCCTGCAACCCACCGAGACTTTTTGGGTGCCATTCTGGGCACCGGTTTGGTGCGAGATAAGATTGGCGACATCATCGTTTTGGGAGAACGAGGAGGTCAGGTGATTGTGGTACCTGAAATCATGGGATTTCTGGAAACCCAGTTAACTCAAGTGCGTTCTGTACCCGTGAAAACCCGACCCATTGACCTCTCGGAACTGAAGATTCGAGAACCGAAGAAAAAAGAGATGACCACGGTAGAGGCGTCGATGCGTCTCGATGCGATCGCCTCGGCAGGTTTTGGCATGTCCCGCAACAAAATGGCTGACTTGATTACCGGTGGCGATGTCCGGGTCAATTGGAAAGATATTAGCCAAGCCAGTCATATTGTCAAATCGGGAGACTTAATCGCCATTCGTGGTAAAGGACGCTTGGAAATTGGGGAAGTTGCCGTCACTAAAAAAGACCGATACCGCGTACAACTCACACGATTTATGTAG
- a CDS encoding protein kinase domain-containing protein, translating into MTSQKTVENNSMVDMIGQLLARRYQILRVLGAGAFGQTYVAQDTHIPGNPTCVVKHLKPATNSPKLLETARELFQREAETLVKLGKHEQIPQLLAYFEEDQEFYLVQEFIEGHTLSHELQPGQRWSETQVIPLLSEVLEILEFVHSYGVIHRDIKPDNIMRRACDQKLVLIDFGAIKQVQIQPLNQPGQEPSVATSIRIGTPGYTPTEQDWGKPRHNSDLYALGIVAIQALTGLYPHQFPEDDETGELFWQHQTEVSSGVATILTKMVRYHFKDRYQSATEALQALQQLSHPSLTVHDNVMDQVSHDVPEPLLSRIAPTVQPSAVPTTRLNTTSSFSGNPTRLQVRGQTHSSCTSRHRLSLLMKIGVVMLVSVGGGYAYRQGYLSNLGLTSTSTANSIPIGTPTPQSDSTVHSKPTALSTANSNATPNLVRTDTLITNSNTTDNLVRTDTLIPSSDATPNLVRTVSLITNSDTTPNLVKKGTLITNSDTTPNLVKISQSSNQPDASESFSDNGSSQLKNAKKAAREGNFKRAIALAEQISSKSSVYQQSLNEIAQWQGEQRQQRIKQQAEIRARTLLAKARDVANQGEETDMKTAIRIAEEAIAQVSPDHKISREAQNAIAQWQQQATAKPEQEAVASSYKCSCQPNDLDTQQAVTLTESQSDLTGSSCSINEVPETPVLRAWVCSKQ; encoded by the coding sequence GTGACATCCCAAAAAACCGTGGAAAATAACAGCATGGTAGATATGATCGGTCAGCTCCTAGCCAGACGATACCAAATCCTGAGAGTTTTGGGGGCTGGTGCATTCGGTCAAACCTATGTAGCCCAAGACACACACATCCCCGGCAACCCGACTTGTGTAGTCAAACACCTCAAACCGGCGACAAACTCCCCCAAACTACTAGAAACCGCTCGAGAACTCTTCCAGAGAGAAGCCGAAACCCTCGTCAAACTGGGCAAACATGAGCAGATTCCTCAGTTGCTGGCTTACTTTGAAGAAGACCAAGAGTTTTACTTGGTGCAAGAGTTTATTGAAGGGCATACTTTATCCCATGAATTGCAACCCGGTCAACGTTGGTCAGAAACTCAGGTTATTCCACTGCTTTCAGAAGTCTTGGAGATTCTGGAATTTGTGCATAGTTACGGCGTCATCCATCGAGACATCAAGCCGGACAATATTATGCGTCGCGCCTGTGATCAGAAATTAGTCCTGATTGACTTTGGTGCGATTAAGCAAGTGCAGATTCAACCCCTCAATCAGCCGGGACAAGAACCGTCAGTAGCGACTAGCATTCGCATTGGTACTCCAGGTTATACGCCAACCGAGCAGGATTGGGGCAAGCCACGTCACAATAGTGACCTATATGCCTTGGGCATTGTTGCGATTCAAGCGCTAACTGGCTTGTATCCCCACCAATTTCCAGAAGACGATGAGACAGGAGAACTGTTCTGGCAACACCAAACCGAGGTGAGTTCAGGCGTTGCCACGATTTTAACCAAAATGGTGCGCTATCACTTCAAAGACCGCTACCAAAGCGCCACCGAAGCCCTGCAAGCCTTACAGCAATTGTCCCATCCCTCCCTGACGGTTCATGATAACGTGATGGATCAGGTGAGCCATGATGTACCTGAACCGCTTTTAAGTCGCATTGCGCCTACCGTACAACCGTCAGCCGTCCCAACCACAAGGCTAAACACGACCTCAAGTTTTTCGGGAAACCCAACACGACTACAAGTCCGAGGACAAACTCACTCTTCTTGTACCTCTCGTCACAGACTATCTCTACTGATGAAAATAGGGGTAGTTATGCTGGTGAGTGTTGGGGGAGGTTACGCTTACCGACAAGGATACTTAAGTAACTTAGGCTTAACGAGTACATCCACTGCTAATTCGATCCCAATAGGCACCCCAACCCCTCAATCAGATTCAACGGTTCACTCAAAACCAACGGCTCTATCCACTGCTAACTCGAATGCAACCCCTAACTTAGTTAGAACGGATACATTAATCACTAACTCGAATACAACCGATAACTTAGTTAGAACAGATACATTAATTCCTAGCTCGGATGCAACCCCTAACTTAGTGAGAACAGTCTCACTAATCACTAACTCGGATACAACACCTAACTTGGTGAAAAAAGGCACCTTAATCACTAACTCGGATACAACACCTAACTTAGTTAAAATATCTCAATCAAGCAATCAGCCTGATGCCAGCGAATCATTTTCTGATAATGGTTCGAGCCAGCTTAAAAACGCCAAAAAAGCAGCTCGTGAGGGGAATTTTAAAAGAGCGATCGCCCTAGCGGAACAAATATCCTCCAAAAGTTCTGTATACCAGCAATCGTTAAATGAGATTGCCCAGTGGCAAGGAGAACAGCGGCAGCAGCGAATCAAACAGCAGGCTGAAATTCGGGCACGAACACTGCTGGCTAAAGCCAGAGATGTGGCAAACCAAGGAGAGGAAACAGACATGAAAACAGCGATTAGAATCGCGGAAGAAGCGATCGCACAAGTTTCCCCCGATCATAAGATCTCTAGAGAGGCTCAAAACGCGATCGCTCAGTGGCAACAACAAGCTACAGCCAAGCCAGAACAAGAAGCGGTGGCATCATCTTACAAATGTTCTTGTCAGCCAAACGATCTAGATACCCAGCAGGCTGTTACCTTGACGGAGTCCCAGAGTGATTTGACGGGGTCGAGTTGCTCTATTAACGAAGTTCCTGAAACTCCTGTATTGAGAGCTTG